One window of Saccharopolyspora phatthalungensis genomic DNA carries:
- the scpA gene encoding methylmalonyl-CoA mutase: MTQIPNFAEIPLDPMAAPADPARWRRELVNATGKDADALVWEAPEGIGVKPLYTSADVEGLDFLHTYPGLAPFLRGPYPTMYVNQPWTVRQYAGFSTAEESNAFYRRNLAAGQKGLSVAFDLATHRGYDSDHPRVAGDVGMAGVAIDSILDMRQLFEGIPLEKMSVSMTMNGAVLPVLALYIVAAEEQGVAPEQLAGTIQNDILKEFMVRNTYIYPPQPSMRIISDIFGYASQRMPKFNSISISGYHIQEAGATADLELAYTLADGVEYLRAGRQAGLDIDAFAPRLSFFWGIGMNFAMEVAKLRAARLLWAKLVKTFGPANPKSLSLRTHSQTSGWSLTAQDVYNNVVRTCVEAMAATQGHTQSLHTNALDEALALPTDFSARIARNTQLVLQQESGTTRVIDPWGGSYYLERLTADLAGRAWAHVTEVEDAGGMAQAIDAGIPKLRIEEAAARTQARIDSGRQPLIGVNKYRYDGDEQIDVLKVDNAGVRAQQLEKLRRLREERDSQACADALHRLTAAAEASMSEQRPDDLAHNLLTLAVDAARAKATVGEISEALEKVFGRHSGQIRTITGVYRDESGPSAALEAARQQVADFAEAEGRRPRILVAKMGQDGHDRGQKVIATAFADLGFDVDVGPLFQTPTEVARQAAESDVHIVGVSSLAAGHLTLVPALRDELAELGRTDIMIVVGGVIPPADFDALRQAGASAIFPPGTVIADAALGLLDELRTRLDH, from the coding sequence ATGACGCAGATCCCGAACTTCGCCGAGATCCCGTTGGACCCGATGGCGGCCCCTGCCGACCCTGCGCGATGGCGGCGGGAGCTGGTGAACGCCACCGGCAAGGACGCTGATGCGCTGGTGTGGGAGGCGCCGGAGGGGATCGGGGTCAAGCCGCTCTACACCTCGGCCGATGTCGAGGGCCTGGACTTCCTGCACACCTACCCGGGGTTGGCGCCGTTCCTGCGGGGGCCCTACCCGACGATGTATGTCAACCAGCCGTGGACGGTGCGGCAGTACGCCGGGTTTTCCACCGCCGAGGAGTCCAACGCTTTCTACCGCCGCAACCTGGCCGCGGGCCAGAAGGGCCTGTCGGTGGCCTTCGACCTGGCCACCCACCGCGGCTATGACTCCGATCATCCGCGGGTGGCCGGGGATGTCGGCATGGCGGGGGTGGCGATCGACTCGATCTTGGACATGCGGCAGCTCTTCGAGGGCATCCCGCTGGAGAAGATGAGTGTGTCGATGACCATGAACGGCGCGGTGCTGCCGGTGCTGGCGCTCTACATCGTCGCCGCCGAGGAGCAGGGGGTCGCGCCGGAGCAGCTGGCCGGGACCATCCAGAACGACATCCTCAAGGAGTTCATGGTCCGCAACACCTACATCTACCCGCCGCAGCCGTCGATGCGGATCATCTCCGACATCTTCGGCTACGCCTCGCAGCGGATGCCGAAGTTCAACTCGATCTCGATCTCGGGCTACCACATCCAGGAGGCCGGGGCGACCGCCGACCTGGAGCTGGCCTACACCCTGGCCGACGGGGTGGAGTACCTGCGCGCCGGGCGGCAGGCCGGGCTGGACATCGACGCCTTCGCGCCCCGGCTGTCGTTTTTCTGGGGCATCGGGATGAACTTCGCGATGGAGGTCGCCAAGCTGCGCGCGGCCCGTCTGCTGTGGGCCAAGCTGGTGAAGACCTTCGGGCCGGCCAACCCGAAATCGCTGTCGCTGCGCACCCATTCGCAGACCTCCGGCTGGTCGCTGACCGCCCAAGACGTCTACAACAACGTGGTGCGCACCTGCGTGGAGGCGATGGCCGCCACCCAGGGCCACACCCAGTCGCTGCACACCAACGCCCTCGACGAAGCTCTCGCTCTCCCAACGGATTTCTCGGCCCGCATCGCGCGCAACACCCAACTCGTGTTGCAGCAGGAGTCCGGCACCACCCGCGTCATCGACCCGTGGGGCGGCAGCTACTACCTGGAGCGGCTCACCGCCGACCTCGCCGGGCGCGCCTGGGCGCACGTCACCGAGGTCGAGGACGCCGGGGGCATGGCCCAGGCCATCGACGCCGGGATCCCCAAACTGCGCATCGAGGAAGCCGCGGCCCGCACCCAGGCCCGCATCGACTCCGGGCGCCAACCGCTGATCGGCGTCAACAAGTACCGCTACGACGGCGACGAGCAGATCGATGTGCTCAAAGTGGACAATGCCGGGGTTCGCGCGCAGCAGTTGGAGAAACTGCGGCGGCTGCGGGAGGAACGCGACAGCCAGGCATGCGCGGATGCGCTGCACCGGCTCACCGCCGCCGCCGAGGCGTCGATGTCCGAACAGCGCCCGGACGACCTGGCGCACAACCTGCTCACGCTGGCCGTCGACGCCGCACGGGCCAAGGCCACCGTCGGGGAGATCTCCGAGGCTTTGGAGAAGGTCTTCGGCCGCCACTCCGGGCAGATCCGTACGATCACCGGCGTGTACCGGGACGAATCCGGGCCCTCCGCAGCGCTGGAAGCGGCCCGCCAGCAGGTGGCCGACTTCGCCGAGGCCGAAGGCCGCCGGCCGCGGATCCTGGTCGCCAAGATGGGCCAGGACGGCCACGACCGCGGGCAGAAGGTGATCGCGACCGCCTTCGCCGACCTCGGCTTCGACGTGGACGTCGGCCCGCTGTTCCAGACCCCGACCGAGGTGGCCCGCCAGGCCGCCGAGTCCGACGTGCACATCGTCGGCGTCTCCAGCCTCGCCGCCGGCCACCTCACCCTGGTGCCCGCGCTGCGCGACGAGCTGGCCGAACTCGGCCGCACCGACATCATGATCGTCGTCGGCGGTGTCATCCCGCCGGCCGACTTCGACGCGCTGCGCCAGGCCGGGGCCAGCGCGATCTTCCCGCCCGGCACCGTCATCGCCGATGCCGCACTCGGCCTGCTCGACGAACTCCGCACCCGACTCGACCACTGA
- the meaB gene encoding methylmalonyl Co-A mutase-associated GTPase MeaB, which yields MPRPIDVQDYAKGVLAGSRTKLAQAITLVESTRTDHRALAQELLVELLPHSGGAHRVGITGVPGVGKSTFIESLGSMLTEAGHRVAVLAVDPSSTRSGGSILGDKTRMGRLACDPAAFVRPSPSAGTLGGVARATRETIVLMEAAGFDVVLVETVGVGQSEVTVAAMVDCFLLLTLARTGDQLQGIKKGVLELADVIAVNKADGDHAAEARKAARELRGALRLLTPVSATWTPPVLTCSGLKAHGLDTVWEQIEQHRQALTATGELADKRSRQQVDWTWALVRDQLMSELTRHPGVRAILDEVETQVRAGELTASLAAERLLDAFRPEPESHADQR from the coding sequence ATGCCGCGACCGATCGATGTCCAGGACTACGCCAAGGGCGTGCTCGCCGGATCCCGCACCAAGCTGGCCCAAGCGATCACGCTGGTGGAATCCACCCGCACAGATCACCGCGCGCTGGCCCAGGAACTGCTCGTCGAGCTCCTGCCGCACAGCGGCGGCGCGCACCGGGTCGGCATCACCGGAGTGCCCGGCGTGGGCAAGTCGACGTTCATCGAATCGCTGGGCTCGATGCTGACCGAGGCCGGCCACCGCGTCGCGGTCCTCGCGGTCGACCCGTCCTCGACCCGCAGCGGCGGCAGCATCCTCGGCGACAAAACCCGCATGGGCCGGCTGGCCTGCGACCCGGCGGCGTTCGTGCGGCCCTCGCCCTCAGCGGGCACGCTCGGCGGCGTCGCCCGCGCCACCCGGGAAACCATCGTGCTGATGGAAGCCGCCGGATTCGACGTCGTGCTGGTGGAAACCGTCGGCGTCGGCCAGTCCGAAGTGACGGTGGCCGCCATGGTGGACTGCTTCCTGCTGCTCACCCTGGCCCGCACCGGCGACCAACTGCAAGGCATCAAAAAAGGCGTGCTGGAACTGGCCGACGTCATCGCGGTCAACAAGGCCGACGGCGACCACGCGGCCGAAGCCCGCAAGGCCGCCCGCGAACTCCGCGGCGCCCTGCGCCTGCTCACCCCGGTCAGCGCCACCTGGACCCCGCCGGTACTGACCTGCAGCGGCCTGAAAGCACACGGCCTGGACACCGTGTGGGAACAGATCGAACAACACCGACAGGCACTGACCGCCACCGGCGAACTGGCCGACAAACGCAGCCGCCAGCAGGTCGACTGGACCTGGGCCCTGGTGCGCGACCAACTCATGTCCGAACTCACCCGCCACCCCGGCGTCCGCGCCATCCTCGACGAGGTGGAAACCCAGGTCCGGGCGGGAGAACTCACCGCCAGCCTCGCCGCCGAACGGCTGCTCGACGCCTTCCGCCCGGAACCGGAGAGCCATGCGGATCAGCGTTGA
- a CDS encoding SAM-dependent methyltransferase: MTENATWVPESVDQEIPSAARLYDYLLGGAHNFAADRALGEKFVAALPSGRDVARLNRAFLRRAVAFMAQQGIRQFLDIGSGIPTVGNVHEIAQAADPRARVVYVDYESVAVAHSQMLLEDNDNATIIQANLVEPGVILGHPEARRLLDFDEPVGLIMAGVFHFVSHDHDAPAIVAQYRDALVSGSYLALSHFTADISPAEMAGVVEVMRRSADPIHTRTRAEITELFTGFELVEPGLVGTARWRPDRPEQAADQPGGSQIYAGVGRKL, from the coding sequence GTGACCGAAAATGCGACTTGGGTGCCCGAAAGCGTCGACCAGGAGATCCCCAGCGCGGCACGGCTCTACGACTATTTGCTCGGCGGTGCACACAACTTCGCCGCCGACCGCGCGCTGGGCGAGAAGTTCGTGGCCGCGCTGCCCAGCGGCCGCGATGTCGCCCGGCTCAACCGGGCTTTCCTGCGCCGCGCCGTGGCCTTCATGGCGCAGCAGGGCATCCGCCAGTTTCTCGACATCGGCTCGGGCATCCCGACGGTCGGCAACGTGCACGAAATTGCCCAGGCCGCCGATCCGCGTGCGCGCGTGGTGTATGTGGACTACGAGTCGGTCGCCGTCGCGCACAGCCAAATGCTGTTGGAGGACAACGACAACGCCACCATCATCCAAGCCAACCTGGTCGAGCCGGGCGTGATCCTGGGGCACCCGGAAGCCCGGCGGCTGCTGGATTTCGACGAGCCCGTCGGCCTGATCATGGCCGGGGTGTTCCACTTCGTGTCGCACGACCACGACGCACCGGCCATCGTCGCCCAGTACCGGGATGCGCTGGTGTCCGGCAGCTACCTGGCGTTGTCGCACTTCACCGCGGACATCAGCCCGGCCGAGATGGCCGGTGTTGTCGAGGTCATGCGGCGCAGCGCGGACCCGATCCACACCCGCACGCGCGCCGAGATCACCGAGCTGTTCACCGGGTTCGAGCTGGTGGAGCCGGGGCTCGTCGGCACGGCGAGGTGGCGGCCGGACCGGCCCGAACAGGCCGCCGATCAGCCCGGCGGCTCGCAGATCTATGCGGGGGTGGGGCGCAAATTGTGA
- a CDS encoding methylmalonyl-CoA mutase family protein → MVAHSTSSGGRPELVLAAEFPEPTREQWRAQVQKVLQRSGLLGEGAAPEAPEDVLASSTYDGITVHPLYAAGPGEVGVPGLVPFVRGSRPQGSVAEGWDVRQRHENPDAAETNREILADLYNGVSSLWLRLGPGGLAVADLADALEGVHLDMICVVLDAGADFVAAAEAFLALAAGQDVRGSALRGNLGADPLGVQARTGRPGDRDGAVRLAGRCAAEFPELKALVVDGLPYHEAGGSDAQELGCSLAVATTYLRWLTEAGLEVDKAAGLLEFRVATTADQFLGIAKLRAGRRLWEQVTRACGVSESARGQVQHAVTSAAMLTRRDPWVNMLRTTIATFAAGMGGAQAVTALPFDAAVGLPDGFARRIARNTQALLLEESHLAQVIDPAGGSYYVESLTEELAQAGWRWFQEIEAAGGLPAALESGLVADRLAATWEARRNAIAHRKDAITGVSEFPDLDEPPLERAPAPERPSGGLPVHRYAEDFERLREAADAQLAATGSRPAVFLATLGSLAAYNARASFARNLFAAGGIASADAGATESARDVVAAYTGTPVVCLCSRDTLYAERAADTARALREAGAKRVLLAGKPSDPAPEGIDGFVFAGCDALAVLGDVHAELGVGR, encoded by the coding sequence ATGGTGGCGCACTCGACGTCGAGCGGCGGCAGGCCGGAACTCGTCCTTGCCGCGGAGTTTCCCGAGCCGACCCGCGAGCAGTGGCGGGCGCAGGTGCAGAAGGTGCTGCAACGATCGGGGCTGCTCGGCGAGGGCGCGGCACCGGAGGCTCCCGAGGATGTGCTGGCTTCCTCGACTTATGACGGGATCACGGTGCATCCGTTGTACGCGGCGGGCCCGGGCGAGGTCGGTGTGCCGGGGCTGGTGCCGTTCGTGCGCGGTAGCCGCCCGCAGGGCAGCGTCGCCGAGGGCTGGGATGTGCGGCAGCGGCACGAGAACCCGGATGCGGCCGAGACCAACCGGGAGATCTTGGCGGATCTCTACAACGGGGTGTCGTCGCTGTGGCTGCGGCTGGGGCCGGGCGGACTGGCCGTGGCCGACCTCGCGGACGCGCTCGAAGGCGTCCATCTGGACATGATCTGCGTGGTCCTGGATGCGGGTGCCGACTTCGTCGCGGCGGCCGAGGCTTTCCTGGCGCTGGCCGCCGGTCAGGACGTGCGCGGCAGCGCGTTGCGCGGAAACCTCGGCGCCGACCCGCTGGGGGTGCAGGCCCGCACCGGCCGGCCCGGCGACCGCGACGGTGCCGTGCGGTTGGCCGGCCGCTGCGCCGCGGAGTTCCCGGAGCTGAAAGCGCTGGTCGTGGACGGGTTGCCCTATCACGAGGCAGGTGGGTCGGATGCGCAGGAGCTGGGCTGCTCGCTGGCGGTGGCCACGACGTACCTGCGGTGGCTGACCGAGGCCGGGCTGGAGGTCGACAAGGCCGCCGGGCTGCTGGAGTTCCGCGTGGCCACCACGGCCGATCAGTTCCTGGGTATCGCCAAGCTGCGCGCGGGGCGTCGGCTGTGGGAGCAGGTCACCCGGGCTTGTGGTGTATCGGAATCGGCGCGGGGGCAAGTGCAGCACGCGGTGACGTCGGCGGCGATGCTGACCCGCCGGGACCCGTGGGTGAACATGTTGCGCACCACGATCGCTACCTTCGCCGCCGGGATGGGCGGGGCGCAGGCGGTGACCGCGCTGCCCTTCGACGCCGCGGTCGGCCTGCCGGATGGCTTCGCCCGCCGCATCGCACGCAACACCCAGGCGCTGCTGCTGGAGGAATCGCACCTGGCGCAGGTGATCGACCCGGCGGGTGGGTCCTACTACGTCGAGTCCCTGACCGAGGAGTTGGCGCAGGCCGGTTGGCGGTGGTTCCAGGAGATCGAGGCGGCCGGCGGGCTGCCCGCCGCGCTGGAGTCCGGCCTGGTCGCCGACCGGCTGGCCGCGACCTGGGAAGCACGCCGCAACGCGATCGCGCACCGCAAGGACGCGATCACCGGCGTCAGCGAGTTCCCGGATCTCGACGAGCCGCCGCTGGAGCGGGCGCCGGCGCCTGAACGGCCTTCGGGCGGCCTGCCGGTGCACCGCTATGCGGAGGACTTCGAACGGCTGCGCGAGGCCGCCGATGCGCAGCTGGCCGCCACCGGCAGCAGGCCCGCGGTGTTCCTGGCGACGCTGGGCTCGCTGGCGGCGTACAACGCGCGTGCGTCGTTCGCGCGGAACCTCTTCGCCGCGGGCGGCATTGCCAGCGCTGATGCCGGGGCGACGGAGTCCGCGCGGGATGTTGTGGCGGCCTACACCGGCACGCCCGTGGTGTGCCTGTGCTCCAGGGACACGCTCTACGCAGAACGGGCCGCCGACACCGCGCGTGCGCTGCGCGAAGCTGGGGCCAAGCGGGTGCTGTTGGCCGGGAAACCGAGCGATCCGGCGCCGGAAGGCATCGACGGATTCGTCTTCGCCGGATGCGATGCGCTGGCCGTCCTGGGCGACGTCCACGCCGAATTGGGAGTGGGACGATGA
- a CDS encoding M50 family metallopeptidase: protein MSTVDDLVREWTAQLLDSGNIAALIAGLVALFLVLSRNTWPLLRNVVTIAHEGGHAVIALLSGRKLNGIRLHSDTSGLTLSTGKPTGPGMVFTLLAGYPAVSLLGLGGAWLVTADLARMMLWACIALLVAMLLAIRNAYGVLSIVVTGGVIFAVSWFATPAWQALCCALFSWFLLFGGLRPIAELRRKRSAGRASQSDADQLARLTGLPAGAWLAIWFLVGLATLAVGARWLLLMPQV, encoded by the coding sequence ATGTCTACTGTGGACGATTTAGTGCGGGAGTGGACCGCGCAGCTGCTGGATTCGGGCAACATCGCCGCGTTGATCGCCGGCCTGGTCGCACTGTTCCTGGTGCTCAGCCGCAACACCTGGCCGCTGCTACGCAACGTCGTGACGATCGCCCACGAGGGCGGGCACGCGGTGATCGCGCTGCTCAGCGGGCGGAAACTGAACGGCATCAGGCTGCACTCCGACACCTCGGGGCTGACCTTGTCGACCGGGAAGCCGACCGGGCCGGGCATGGTGTTCACCCTGCTGGCCGGATATCCGGCGGTGTCGCTGCTCGGGCTCGGTGGGGCGTGGCTGGTCACCGCGGACCTCGCGCGCATGATGCTGTGGGCGTGCATCGCGCTGCTCGTCGCGATGCTGCTGGCGATCCGCAACGCCTACGGCGTGCTGTCGATCGTGGTCACCGGCGGCGTGATCTTCGCGGTGTCCTGGTTCGCGACCCCGGCTTGGCAGGCGCTGTGCTGTGCGCTGTTCAGCTGGTTCCTGCTGTTCGGCGGACTGCGGCCGATCGCCGAGCTGCGCCGCAAGCGGTCCGCGGGGCGCGCGTCGCAATCCGATGCCGACCAGCTCGCAAGGCTCACCGGCCTGCCCGCCGGGGCGTGGCTGGCGATCTGGTTCCTGGTCGGGCTGGCCACCCTCGCGGTCGGGGCGCGCTGGCTGCTCCTGATGCCGCAGGTATGA
- a CDS encoding cytochrome P450, producing the protein MRAVENDLPAYPFSGSGNGYDERIAPLRAAGPVSRVELSGQPVWLVTGYAEVQSVLVDTRFSLARSTEPHIPRLGTFEPPAGMITITDPPQHTRLRKLVTKVFTLRRLEQLRPRVQEVVDGLLDRLATISPPVDLIEHFAAPLPLEIICEMLGVPAADRSRFQDWTERLMTIAGRSRDEVQAGWTRTAEYIGGLVVEKRRDPTDDLLSLLAAARDEGDQLNEEELVLFGLALLVAGHDTTKNQLANSVVALLAEHPDQWRRLVERPDLVPSAVDELLRYVPMFGYDVTFPRVATANVELGGQTIEEGDTVIVSLSSANRDAAAFDAPDAFNPERTDNRHVAFGSGIHRCLGAHLAKIELEVGLGCLIRRFPQLRLATDDLQWKSDVFIRGLHELPVTW; encoded by the coding sequence GTGCGCGCGGTCGAGAACGATCTTCCTGCTTACCCGTTCAGCGGTTCCGGCAATGGTTATGACGAGCGGATCGCGCCGTTGCGGGCGGCGGGGCCCGTCTCCCGCGTTGAACTGTCCGGCCAACCCGTTTGGCTCGTCACCGGCTACGCCGAGGTGCAGTCCGTGCTCGTCGATACGCGGTTCAGCCTCGCCCGCTCCACCGAGCCGCACATCCCGCGCCTAGGCACCTTCGAGCCGCCTGCCGGCATGATCACCATCACCGACCCGCCGCAGCACACCCGGCTGCGCAAGCTGGTGACGAAAGTGTTCACCCTGCGGCGCCTGGAACAGTTACGTCCGCGCGTGCAGGAAGTGGTGGACGGGCTGCTCGACCGCTTGGCGACCATCTCACCACCCGTCGATCTGATCGAGCACTTCGCCGCCCCGCTTCCGCTCGAAATCATCTGCGAAATGCTCGGGGTGCCCGCCGCCGACCGGTCCCGCTTCCAGGATTGGACCGAGCGGCTCATGACCATCGCCGGCCGGTCCCGCGATGAGGTCCAGGCAGGGTGGACGCGGACGGCCGAATACATCGGCGGTCTGGTCGTCGAGAAGCGGCGCGACCCGACCGACGACCTGCTCAGCCTCCTCGCCGCGGCGCGCGACGAGGGCGACCAGCTCAACGAGGAAGAGCTCGTCCTCTTCGGACTCGCGCTGCTGGTCGCCGGCCACGACACCACCAAAAATCAGCTGGCCAACTCGGTCGTCGCGCTTCTCGCCGAGCACCCCGACCAATGGCGGCGGCTGGTCGAACGGCCCGATCTGGTGCCGTCGGCGGTCGACGAGCTGCTGCGCTACGTGCCGATGTTCGGCTACGACGTGACCTTCCCCCGCGTCGCCACGGCGAACGTGGAGCTGGGTGGCCAGACCATCGAGGAGGGCGACACCGTCATCGTCTCGCTCTCCTCGGCCAACCGCGACGCGGCGGCCTTCGACGCGCCGGACGCCTTCAACCCCGAGCGCACCGACAACCGCCACGTGGCCTTCGGCAGCGGCATCCACCGCTGCCTGGGCGCGCATCTGGCGAAGATCGAGCTCGAAGTCGGCCTCGGCTGCCTCATCAGGCGGTTCCCGCAACTCAGGCTCGCGACCGACGACCTACAGTGGAAGTCGGATGTGTTCATCCGCGGCCTGCACGAACTTCCGGTCACGTGGTGA
- a CDS encoding GntR family transcriptional regulator — MRISVDNTSGVPPFEQVRSAIAEQVNSGGLPVGTKLPTVRALAADLGIAANTVAKAYRELEQAGLLETRGRAGTFVSDAGDQAAARAAEAAATYAQITRALGIPKEEALSIVRAALNA; from the coding sequence ATGCGGATCAGCGTTGACAACACCTCGGGCGTACCGCCCTTCGAGCAAGTGCGCTCGGCGATCGCGGAACAGGTCAACAGCGGCGGACTGCCGGTGGGCACCAAGCTCCCCACCGTCCGGGCCCTGGCGGCGGACCTGGGCATCGCGGCGAACACGGTGGCCAAGGCATACCGAGAACTGGAGCAAGCGGGCCTACTCGAAACCCGGGGCCGGGCGGGAACCTTCGTGAGCGACGCGGGCGACCAAGCGGCGGCCCGAGCGGCCGAAGCCGCGGCGACCTATGCCCAGATCACCCGCGCCCTGGGAATTCCCAAGGAAGAAGCCCTGTCCATCGTCCGAGCCGCCCTGAACGCGTAG
- a CDS encoding oxidoreductase gives MTSASNALGGEFQLAAGPTINRLGFGAMQLAGPGVFGPPADREQSVRVLRRAVELGIDHIDTSDFYGPWVVNELIAEALRPYGDDLVLATKIGAYRDHQGAWLPLNHPDALRAQVHDNLRRLRLEALDLVYLRHTVDRGIPLADQLGALVELREQGLLRGIGLSNVSTEQYEQAHQQTEIAAVQNLYNLANRTSAELVRKTAAAGVAFVPFFPLGSGFADSRAREDSVLRAVAERRGATQAQVSLAWLLQRSPNILLIPGTSSLEHLRENTAAGGLELTAADIAELDGLVAEGETLEGEIHEETD, from the coding sequence GTGACGAGTGCTTCCAACGCCCTGGGTGGCGAGTTCCAGCTGGCCGCCGGGCCGACGATCAACCGGCTCGGTTTCGGTGCGATGCAGTTGGCCGGGCCCGGCGTGTTCGGCCCGCCCGCCGATCGCGAACAGTCGGTCCGGGTGCTGCGGCGCGCCGTGGAACTGGGCATCGACCACATCGACACCAGCGACTTCTACGGGCCGTGGGTGGTCAACGAGCTGATCGCGGAGGCGCTGCGGCCCTACGGCGACGACCTCGTGCTGGCCACCAAGATCGGCGCCTACCGTGACCACCAGGGTGCATGGCTGCCGCTGAACCACCCCGACGCGCTGCGCGCCCAGGTGCACGACAACCTGCGCCGCCTGCGGCTGGAAGCGCTGGACCTGGTCTACCTGCGGCACACCGTAGACCGGGGGATCCCGCTGGCCGACCAGCTCGGCGCGCTGGTCGAGCTGCGCGAGCAGGGGCTGCTGCGCGGCATCGGGCTGTCCAATGTGTCCACCGAGCAGTACGAGCAGGCGCACCAGCAGACCGAGATCGCGGCGGTGCAGAACCTCTACAACCTGGCGAACCGCACGTCAGCGGAACTGGTCCGCAAGACCGCGGCCGCCGGTGTCGCATTCGTCCCGTTCTTCCCGCTGGGTTCCGGATTCGCCGACAGCCGCGCCCGCGAGGACAGTGTGCTCCGGGCGGTGGCCGAGCGGCGCGGCGCGACCCAGGCCCAGGTGTCGCTGGCCTGGCTCCTGCAGCGCTCGCCGAACATCCTGCTGATTCCTGGCACGTCTTCCCTGGAGCACCTCCGTGAGAACACCGCGGCCGGTGGCCTGGAACTCACCGCGGCGGACATCGCCGAGCTGGACGGGCTGGTCGCCGAAGGCGAAACCCTCGAAGGGGAAATCCACGAGGAGACGGACTGA